One genomic segment of Silene latifolia isolate original U9 population unplaced genomic scaffold, ASM4854445v1 scaffold_500, whole genome shotgun sequence includes these proteins:
- the LOC141639646 gene encoding calcium uptake protein, mitochondrial-like: protein MHPALPFLRKSQPLIRHIILRRYSGRSQSFITSSSSPDNSRCRGSNSFVVESSPALLWRWLSSGVFVVGSGFCLCYWTCSPANGGSALVAFADQGISDDCSDLLGAYPEKKTKFLFKDDYRRRVFFNYEKRIRLRSPPHKVFEYFASIRAPNGESYMTPADLMRAVVPVFPPSESNYVRGGFLKGEKSPGELQCATSEFFMLFDTNNDGLISFPEYTFLLTLLSIPESSFSVAFKMFDLDHNGEIDRDEFQKVMSLMRTYNRQGTKHSDGRRFGLKISGDSVENGGLIEYFFGKDGKQALQHKKFVQFLRDLHDEILRLEFAHYDHKGRGSISARDFALSMVASADMSHTPKFLDQVEDLNNDPVLKNIRITYEEFRGFAELRRSLRPLSLALFSHGKANGLLTRADFQRAASHVCGIRLTKNVVDIIFQIFDLNRDGSLSSDEFLRVLQRREKDVSLPREAGLKGLLACWKDCTTNCNSKMV, encoded by the exons ATGCATCCAGCGTTGCCGTTTTTAAGGAAATCACAACCATTGATCCGTCATATCATACTCAGGCGGTACTCTGGCAGATCACAGTCGTTCATTACATCGTCTTCATCGCCCGACAATAGTCGTTGCAGGGGAAGCAACTCTTTTGTTGTTGAATCTTCACCTGCATTATTATGGAGATGGCTCTCGTCTGGCGTTTTCGTTGTTGGGTCAGGCTTTTGTCTTTGCTACTGGACATGCTCTCCCGCTAATGGAGGGTCGGCTCTTGTTGCGTTTGCAGATCAAGGAATTTCAGATGATTGCTCAGACCTTTTAGGAGCTTACCCTGAGAAAAAGACCAAGTTTCTTTTTAAAG ATGATTATCGGAGAAGAGTTTTCTTTAATTACGAGAAGCGAATAAGACTGAGAAGCCCTCCACATAAG GTTTTTGAGTACTTTGCTTCGATACGAGCTCCAAATGGGGAATCTTACATGACACCAGCGGACTTGATGAGAGCAGTGGTTCCGGTTTTCCCTCCTTCTGAATCAAATTATGTGAGAGGCGGGTTTTTGAAAGGGGAAAAGTCCCCAGGAGAACTACAATGCGCAACTTCCGAGTTTTTCATGCTTTTTGATACTAACAATGATGGCCTCATTTCATTTCCTGA GTATACCTTTTTACTAACTCTACTCAGTATTCCGGAATCTAGCTTTTCTGTGGCTTTCAAGATGTTCGACCTTGATCACAATGG AGAAATAGACAGGGATGAATTTCAGAAGGTGATGTCATTGATGCGAACATATAACAGACAAGGAACAAAACATAGTGATGGGCGGCGTTTTGGCCTAAAAATTTCAGGTGACTCTGTCGAAAATGGTGGCCTGATTGAATACTTCTTTGGCAAAGATGGAAAACAAGCTCTTCAGCATAAGAAATTTGTACAATTTTTAAGAGATTTGCATGATGAA ATTTTGCGATTGGAATTCGCTCACTATGATCACAAGGGGCGAGGAAGTATATCAGCGAGGGACTTTGCATTGTCCATGGTGGCATCTGCAGACATGAGCCATACACCAAAGTTTTTAGACCAGGTTGAAGATTTGAACAATGATCCTGTCCTCAAAAATATACGTATTACATACGAGGAATTCAGGGGCTTTGCTGAGCTAAGGAGAAGCCTACGCCCCCTTTCTTTGGCATTATTTAGCCATGGGAAAGCGAATGGACTATTGACAAGGGCAGACTTCCAAAGGGCTGCTTCTCAT GTTTGTGGAATACGTCTAACTAAGAATGTGGTGGACATCATATTTCAAATATTCGACTTGAATCGAGATGGGAGTTTAAGCTCAGACGAATTCCTCAGAGTACTACAAAGACGAGAAAAAGATGTATCGCTGCCAAGAGAAGCCGGGTTGAAAGGGTTGTTAGCTTGTTGGAAGGATTGTACTACTAATTGTAATTCTAAGATGGTTTAA